A region from the Toxotes jaculatrix isolate fToxJac2 chromosome 2, fToxJac2.pri, whole genome shotgun sequence genome encodes:
- the LOC121196998 gene encoding leucine-rich repeat and transmembrane domain-containing protein 1 produces the protein MQVTKGRLADMRVVLVFALLSLHSLSHACPKECSCNSNTKVVDCRGQGLYDIPRRLHPDTQELYLQDNRIRGLGSMAFREIPLVRILDLSNNSITSVSPTALLGLRTLQRLSLAYNSLRELDKRLLGSIRSLSHLDLSHNSLWGLPGAMGDSLRNLSHLGLAHNRLTRLDRSLLEALTRLDSLTLRGNPWRCDCQLIGLKLWLETYLFKGGVVDEVLCSQPEEMRDRDLQKVPYQLFHACMTTSYHYLFANIHHLESERLMRGHTHGNHAHPSSHALHVPMAMGEGFGGGGGGGGGGGGNLPECETKQKQRPVNLRHAIATVIITGVVCGIVCLMMLAAAVYGCAYAAIMAKYQRELKKNEELAAVQGADHATADEKEPLENAIA, from the exons ATGCAAGTGACAAAAGGACGTCTGGCAGACATGAGAG TGGTTCTCGTGTTTGCCCTCCTATCCCTCCACTCTTTGTCACATGCCTGTCCAAAGGAGTGTAGCTGCAACAGCAACACCAAAGTAGTAGACTGTCGGGGTCAAGGCCTATATGACATCCCCCGACGACTGCATCCAGACACTCAAGAACTCTATCTCCAAGATAACCGCATCAGGGGGCTGGGATCGATGGCTTTCAGAGAAATACCACTTGTCCGCATTCTTGATCTATCTAATAACTCTATAACATCTGTTTCGCCAACTGCTCTGCTGGGTCTCAGGACTCTACAGCGCCTCAGCCTAGCCTACAACAGCCTGAGAGAGCTTGACAAACGGTTGCTTGGATCTATCCGCTCGCTTTCACACCTTGACCTCTCACACAACAG CCTGTGGGGTTTGCCTGGAGCCATGGGGGACAGTTTGAGGAACCTTAGCCACCTGGGGCTGGCACACAACAGGCTAACACGGTTGGACCGCTCCCTGTTAGAGGCCCTCACCCGCCTGGACAGCCTCACACTACGAGGCAACCCCTGGAGGTGTGACTGCCAGCTCATAGGCCTCAAACTCTGGCTGGAGACCTACCTCTTTAAAG GTGGAGTGGTGGATGAGGTGCTTTGCTCCCAGCCAGAAGAAATGAGGGATAGAGACCTGCAGAAAGTCCCTTACCAGCTCTTTCACGCCTGCATGACCACAAGCTACCATTACCTGTTTGCCAACATACACCACCTGGAGTCTGAGAGGCTAATGCGAGGCCACACCCATGGTAACCATGCTCATCCCTCTAGCCATGCTCTTCATGTCCCCATGGCAATGGGGGAGGGCtttggtggtggaggaggaggaggaggagggggaggaggaaatCTGCCAGAGTGTGAAACTAAGCAGAAGCAGCGGCCTGTCAACTTGCGCCACGCTATTGCCACAGTGATCATCACCGGCGTAGTGTGTGGAATCGTGTGTCTGATGATGCTGGCTGCAGCAGTGTATGGCTGCGCCTACGCCGCTATCATGGCCAAATATCAGCGGGAGCTAAAGAAGAACGAGGAGCTGGCAGCAGTGCAGGGGGCAGATCATGCCACAGCAGATGAGAAGGAGCCACTGGAGAATGCTATTGCCTAG